The following coding sequences are from one Novosphingobium sp. KACC 22771 window:
- the ccoN gene encoding cytochrome-c oxidase, cbb3-type subunit I, translating to MVTLVSRAGIWLVLLLLSIMVSVAAHDTAFAIQAATVATACLVGLIFAIRSPDYQRVSRGLAAPTGDASKYDDDVIRWGVIATVFWGVAGFLVGVVIAFQLAYPQINLEPWFNFGRMRPLHTSAVIFAFGGNALIATSFYVVQRTCRARLAFPGLARFVFWGYQLFIVLAATGYLLGISQGKEYAEPEWYVDLWLTVVWVAYLVVYGGTIVKRSEPHIYVANWFYLSFIITVAMLHLVNNLTIPVSFLGSQSISWFAGVQGALVQWWYGHNAVGFFLTAGFLGMMYYFVPKQAQRPVYSYRLSIIHFWALIFLYIWAGPHHLHYTALPDWAQTLGMVFSVMLWMPSWGGMINGLMTLNGAWDKLRTDPVLRMFVMSLAFYGMSTFEGPMMSVKSVNSLSHYTNWTIGHVHSGALGWNGMVTFGAIYYLTPRLWNRTQMYSLRMVNWHFWTATIGIVFYAASMWVAGITQGLMWREYGADGYLLNSFADVLPAIHPMYVLRGLGGVLYLSGALFMVINVWKTIAGSPLRAEAPLYNIDQNKANDVPLVAQPAE from the coding sequence ATGGTTACCCTAGTCTCGCGAGCAGGCATCTGGCTGGTGCTTCTGCTTCTATCTATCATGGTCAGCGTTGCCGCGCATGACACCGCCTTTGCCATCCAGGCAGCGACGGTGGCCACCGCCTGCCTTGTCGGCCTGATCTTTGCCATTCGTTCGCCCGACTATCAACGGGTGAGCCGTGGGCTGGCCGCCCCCACCGGGGACGCATCGAAGTATGACGACGATGTGATCCGCTGGGGCGTGATCGCCACGGTGTTCTGGGGCGTTGCCGGTTTTCTGGTCGGCGTCGTCATCGCTTTTCAGCTGGCCTATCCGCAGATCAACCTTGAGCCCTGGTTCAATTTTGGCCGCATGCGCCCGCTGCACACTTCTGCGGTCATCTTCGCTTTCGGAGGCAACGCGCTGATCGCCACGTCGTTTTACGTGGTCCAGCGCACTTGCCGGGCGAGGCTGGCCTTCCCCGGCCTCGCCCGTTTCGTGTTCTGGGGCTATCAGCTGTTCATCGTGCTGGCCGCCACCGGATACCTACTGGGCATTTCGCAGGGCAAGGAATATGCCGAGCCCGAATGGTATGTCGATCTGTGGCTGACGGTGGTCTGGGTAGCCTATCTGGTCGTCTATGGGGGCACGATCGTCAAGCGCAGCGAGCCGCATATCTATGTGGCCAACTGGTTCTATCTCTCCTTTATCATCACCGTGGCGATGCTGCATCTGGTCAACAACCTGACCATCCCCGTCAGCTTCCTGGGCAGTCAGTCGATCAGCTGGTTCGCAGGCGTTCAGGGCGCGCTGGTGCAATGGTGGTATGGCCATAATGCGGTGGGCTTCTTCCTGACCGCGGGCTTCCTTGGCATGATGTATTACTTCGTGCCGAAACAGGCCCAGCGTCCGGTCTATTCCTATCGCCTCTCGATCATCCACTTCTGGGCGCTGATCTTCCTCTATATCTGGGCCGGTCCCCACCACCTGCACTATACCGCGCTGCCCGACTGGGCGCAGACGCTGGGCATGGTGTTCTCGGTGATGCTGTGGATGCCGTCCTGGGGCGGGATGATCAACGGTCTGATGACGCTGAACGGCGCATGGGACAAGCTGCGGACCGATCCGGTGCTGCGCATGTTCGTGATGAGCCTTGCCTTTTACGGCATGTCCACGTTCGAAGGCCCGATGATGTCGGTGAAAAGCGTCAACTCGCTGTCGCACTACACCAACTGGACCATCGGTCACGTTCACTCCGGCGCTCTGGGCTGGAACGGCATGGTCACCTTTGGCGCGATCTATTACCTGACCCCGCGCCTGTGGAACCGCACGCAGATGTATTCGCTGCGCATGGTCAACTGGCACTTCTGGACCGCCACGATCGGTATCGTGTTCTATGCTGCCTCGATGTGGGTGGCCGGGATCACACAGGGTCTGATGTGGCGTGAATATGGCGCCGACGGCTATCTGCTCAACAGCTTTGCCGACGTGCTGCCCGCCATCCATCCGATGTATGTGCTGCGCGGCCTTGGCGGTGTGCTCTACCTGTCGGGCGCGTTGTTCATGGTCATCAACGTCTGGAAGACCATCGCGGGCAGCCCGCTGCGCGCCGAAGCGCCGCTCTACAACATCGACCAGAACAAGGCGAACGACGTGCCTCTCGTCGCTCAGCCTGCCGAATAA
- the ccoO gene encoding cytochrome-c oxidase, cbb3-type subunit II: MATQEKQPFQWHGAIEKNITLLGVLSLLVVLVGGIVEIAPLFWIDNTIEKVKGVRPYTPLEQAGRDIYVREGCYLCHSQMIRPFRDETERYGHYSLAAESMYDHPFQWGSERTGPDLARVGGKYSDAWHVQHLTAPRSVVPESIMPNYAFLAKNELKKPDIAAEVKSLAITGVPYTKDDIAKAKDDLINQANPDADNTDLLKRYPKAQARDFDGNPKKLTEMDALIAYLQVLGTFVDTESAAAQEALAKEKGR, from the coding sequence ATGGCTACCCAAGAGAAGCAACCGTTCCAGTGGCACGGCGCCATTGAAAAGAACATCACGCTGCTCGGCGTCCTGTCGCTGCTGGTGGTGCTGGTGGGCGGCATCGTGGAAATCGCGCCGCTGTTCTGGATCGACAACACCATCGAGAAGGTGAAGGGCGTGCGCCCCTACACCCCGCTCGAACAGGCCGGGCGTGACATCTATGTCCGCGAGGGCTGTTATCTGTGCCACAGCCAGATGATCCGTCCGTTCCGTGACGAGACCGAACGCTATGGCCATTACAGCCTTGCCGCCGAATCGATGTATGACCACCCGTTCCAGTGGGGCAGTGAACGCACCGGCCCCGATCTGGCCCGCGTGGGCGGCAAATATTCGGATGCATGGCATGTCCAGCACCTGACCGCGCCGCGCAGCGTTGTGCCTGAATCGATCATGCCCAATTATGCGTTCCTGGCGAAGAACGAGCTGAAGAAGCCCGATATCGCCGCCGAGGTGAAGTCGCTCGCCATCACCGGCGTGCCCTATACCAAGGACGATATCGCCAAGGCCAAGGATGACCTGATCAATCAGGCCAACCCCGATGCCGACAACACCGACCTGCTCAAGCGCTATCCCAAGGCGCAGGCTCGCGATTTTGACGGCAATCCGAAAAAGCTGACCGAAATGGACGCGCTGATCGCCTATCTTCAGGTGCTGGGCACCTTTGTGGATACCGAAAGCGCGGCGGCGCAGGAAGCTCTGGCCAAGGAGAAGGGACGGTGA
- a CDS encoding cbb3-type cytochrome c oxidase subunit 3, whose translation MNQTETYQALRQFADSWGLLAMTISFVVLCAWPFRPGGRKNSDEAATMIFEEDDHVRT comes from the coding sequence GTGAACCAGACCGAAACCTATCAGGCCCTGCGCCAGTTCGCCGACAGCTGGGGGCTGCTGGCGATGACGATCAGCTTTGTGGTGCTTTGCGCATGGCCCTTCCGCCCCGGCGGGCGGAAGAACAGCGACGAGGCCGCCACCATGATTTTCGAGGAGGACGATCATGTCCGCACCTGA
- the ccoP gene encoding cytochrome-c oxidase, cbb3-type subunit III codes for MSAPENEKTGPRIDEPTGTSTMGHEWDGIEELNTPLPTWWLYTFYACIVFAIGYCVVYPAIPGIKEGSHGTFGWTSRGQLASEMDAAKAARAPVLAALDATPIADLPKNPELLAKAVAGGKAAFKVNCVPCHGSGAAGSIGYPNLNDDDWLWGGTLTDIQTTLEHGIRQPGDDATRTSMMPSFGRDGILKPADVQDVVSYVRQISGQEPGNASAQRGAALFAANCVACHGADGKGNRMFGAPNLTDKVWLYGGSRTALTETVTNAHAGVMPAWGNRLSPATIKMLAAYVHSLGGGEAFAAPAAAPAAETATSTGQ; via the coding sequence ATGTCCGCACCTGAGAATGAAAAAACAGGTCCCCGCATTGACGAGCCCACCGGCACCTCGACCATGGGCCATGAATGGGATGGCATCGAGGAGTTGAACACCCCGCTGCCCACCTGGTGGCTCTACACGTTCTATGCCTGCATCGTGTTCGCTATCGGCTATTGCGTGGTCTATCCGGCCATTCCGGGCATCAAGGAAGGCAGCCACGGCACCTTCGGCTGGACCAGCCGTGGCCAGCTCGCCTCGGAAATGGATGCGGCCAAGGCGGCCCGCGCGCCGGTTCTGGCCGCGCTCGACGCCACGCCCATCGCAGACCTGCCCAAGAACCCGGAACTGCTGGCCAAGGCGGTGGCGGGCGGCAAGGCGGCCTTCAAGGTCAACTGCGTGCCCTGCCACGGTTCGGGCGCGGCCGGTTCCATCGGCTATCCCAACCTGAACGACGATGACTGGCTGTGGGGCGGCACGCTGACCGACATCCAGACCACGCTGGAACATGGCATCCGCCAGCCCGGCGATGATGCCACCCGCACCAGCATGATGCCCAGCTTTGGCCGTGACGGCATCCTGAAACCCGCCGATGTGCAGGACGTGGTCAGCTATGTCCGTCAGATCTCGGGTCAGGAGCCGGGCAATGCCTCGGCCCAGCGCGGGGCGGCCCTGTTCGCCGCCAATTGTGTGGCCTGCCACGGGGCGGACGGCAAGGGCAACCGCATGTTCGGCGCGCCCAACCTGACCGACAAGGTCTGGCTCTATGGCGGCAGCCGCACGGCGCTCACCGAGACGGTGACCAATGCCCATGCCGGTGTGATGCCTGCCTGGGGCAATCGCCTCAGCCCGGCGACGATCAAGATGCTGGCGGCCTATGTCCACAGCCTTGGCGGCGGCGAAGCCTTTGCGGCCCCTGCGGCCGCTCCTGCGGCGGAAACCGCGACCAGTACAGGACAATAA
- the ccoG gene encoding cytochrome c oxidase accessory protein CcoG, which produces MTNMDPKGLTRQPPKRLHAETQAVYPRAVDGRFRRLKWAVMTFCLAVYYITPWLRWHRGPYSPDQAVLIDLEHRRFYMFAIEIWPQEFYFVAGLLIMAGIGLFLVTSAVGRAWCGYACPQTVWTDLFQHVDRLIDGDRNAQMKLAKAPWGPAKIARRLGKWSIYLLISISTGGAWIFYFADAPTLAREFVTLQAPSIAYSTVFVLTVTTMWFGGFMREQVCIYMCPWPRIQSAMLDEKSLLVTYKDWRGEPRGKKSPTGAPLGDCIDCGLCAAVCPTGIDIREGPQIGCITCALCIDACDGVMAKTGRPRGLIDYVTLEDAAREINGQSATPHWKLIWHARTLIYLGIWSAIGAALLFALGTRQHISIAVSKDRNPPYMILSSGEIRNAYAVRWKNMEARPRKMQLVLDGPAGARMWSEDMAKDMAARDLTRIIPADTTSPLRIYVTAPAGTHEGKLSFTLRALDQDGGQVSYDTRFDAPEDEH; this is translated from the coding sequence ATGACCAACATGGACCCCAAAGGGCTGACCAGACAGCCTCCGAAGCGGCTCCATGCGGAAACTCAGGCCGTCTATCCGCGTGCGGTGGACGGCCGTTTCCGGCGCCTGAAATGGGCGGTGATGACCTTCTGCCTCGCCGTCTATTACATTACCCCGTGGCTGCGGTGGCATCGCGGGCCCTATTCCCCCGACCAGGCGGTGCTGATCGACCTTGAACACCGCCGCTTTTATATGTTCGCCATCGAAATCTGGCCGCAGGAGTTCTACTTCGTCGCAGGCCTGCTCATCATGGCCGGGATCGGCCTGTTTCTGGTCACATCGGCGGTGGGGCGCGCATGGTGCGGCTATGCCTGTCCGCAAACGGTGTGGACCGATTTGTTTCAGCATGTTGACCGCCTGATCGACGGCGACCGCAATGCGCAGATGAAGCTGGCCAAGGCCCCGTGGGGGCCGGCCAAGATCGCGCGGCGGCTGGGGAAATGGAGCATCTATCTGCTCATTTCCATTTCGACGGGCGGCGCATGGATCTTCTATTTCGCCGATGCGCCAACGCTCGCGCGTGAATTCGTCACGCTTCAGGCGCCCTCCATCGCCTATTCCACCGTCTTTGTGCTGACCGTGACGACGATGTGGTTCGGCGGCTTCATGCGCGAACAGGTTTGCATCTATATGTGTCCCTGGCCGCGTATCCAGTCGGCGATGCTGGACGAAAAATCGCTGCTCGTCACCTATAAGGACTGGCGCGGCGAACCGCGCGGCAAGAAAAGCCCGACCGGCGCTCCGCTGGGTGACTGTATCGATTGCGGGCTTTGCGCGGCGGTTTGCCCCACCGGCATCGACATCCGCGAAGGGCCGCAGATCGGCTGCATCACCTGCGCTTTGTGCATCGACGCCTGCGACGGGGTGATGGCCAAGACCGGCCGCCCGCGCGGGCTGATCGACTATGTGACGCTGGAGGATGCCGCCCGCGAAATCAACGGCCAGAGCGCCACGCCGCATTGGAAGCTGATCTGGCATGCGCGCACGCTGATCTATCTGGGCATCTGGTCGGCCATCGGCGCGGCGCTGCTCTTTGCCCTTGGCACGCGCCAGCATATCTCCATCGCCGTCAGCAAGGATCGCAACCCGCCCTACATGATCCTGTCCAGCGGCGAGATCCGCAATGCCTATGCGGTCCGCTGGAAGAACATGGAGGCCCGCCCGCGCAAGATGCAATTGGTGCTGGACGGCCCGGCAGGCGCCAGGATGTGGAGCGAGGACATGGCAAAAGACATGGCCGCGCGCGATTTGACACGGATCATTCCCGCCGACACCACATCGCCGCTAAGGATCTATGTGACGGCGCCTGCCGGAACGCATGAGGGCAAGCTCAGCTTCACCCTGCGCGCGCTGGATCAGGATGGCGGTCAGGTCAGTTACGACACCCGTTTCGACGCCCCCGAAGACGAACATTGA
- a CDS encoding FixH family protein — translation MNTPVTTASVARRPFRFTGWHMTMILVAFFGIVIVVNVYMATLASRSFSGVVVDNSYVASQHYNTWLDEAAKEKALGWQVSALRQGDGRVAVSLIGDARPQNAVLGGEAWHPLGQQADRTVSFRKAGDGRWISIDPLPEGRWRLRLKLDGEDAAGHHTVRLQQML, via the coding sequence ATGAATACTCCTGTCACGACTGCTTCTGTTGCGCGCCGCCCCTTCCGGTTCACCGGATGGCATATGACCATGATCCTTGTTGCTTTTTTCGGCATCGTGATCGTCGTCAACGTCTATATGGCCACCCTTGCCAGTCGCAGTTTCAGCGGCGTGGTGGTCGATAATTCCTATGTCGCCAGCCAGCATTACAACACATGGCTGGACGAGGCGGCGAAGGAAAAGGCGCTGGGCTGGCAGGTGAGCGCGCTGCGTCAGGGTGATGGCCGGGTGGCGGTCTCGCTGATCGGCGATGCCCGGCCGCAAAACGCCGTGCTGGGCGGCGAGGCATGGCATCCGCTGGGCCAGCAGGCGGATCGCACCGTTTCGTTCCGCAAGGCGGGCGATGGGCGCTGGATCTCGATCGATCCGCTGCCCGAGGGCCGCTGGCGGCTGAGGCTGAAGCTGGATGGCGAAGATGCCGCCGGGCACCATACCGTCCGTCTTCAGCAGATGCTTTGA
- a CDS encoding heavy metal translocating P-type ATPase: MASAAPMTQSHETTTLVVPGMHCASCMGKVERALGALPGVQSARVNLTARQVNVAHDAGLGVPELVGALSAIGFPSQPRVEELAPPPSAVKPLLAPLAVAGFACMNVMLLSVSIWSGAEGSTRDLFHLLSAAIGIPAILYAGRVFFASAWAALRHGRTNMDVPISIGVILATGLSLYETLTHGQEAWFDGTLMLLLFLLAGRVLDAMMRDRARAGVDALLRQAAPGAMVVGKGAVDWVPARDLLPGMVMRVASGERLAADGEIVSGASRFDRSLLTGESAAVPVAQGDAVHAGMLNMDAPVDVRVTAAGSDTTLAEIARTMEAAGQHRSAYVRIADRASRLYAPAVHTLAALTFIGWMVAGAGAYASLKIAIAVLIITCPCALGLAVPVAQVVAAGALMRRGIMVKDGSAMERMARIDRALLDKTGTLTLGRPTPDPQALAALPADAAQVALALASHSRHPLSRSLVEAMGAMGVLAAELTQVEEVPGHGVHALWQGRRVALRRPDTAVGGMASVLDIEGQPLRLILFADRLRPDANQALDWMRAMGVEPSILSGDAMAAVAEVARATHMTAQGHASPVDKLEAIQRLQGAGHHVLMAGDGLNDGPALAAAHASIAPGTASDVGRQAADFVFLSDSLLAIPRAMATSRATMRVVRQNFGLAIGYNVLAVPLAMAGMVTPLIAAVAMSTSSLIVIGNSLRLAMAAREPKA, encoded by the coding sequence ATGGCCAGCGCCGCGCCCATGACCCAAAGCCATGAGACCACCACGCTGGTGGTCCCCGGCATGCATTGCGCCAGTTGCATGGGCAAGGTCGAGCGGGCGCTGGGCGCTTTGCCCGGCGTGCAATCGGCGCGGGTCAATCTGACCGCGCGGCAGGTCAATGTGGCGCATGATGCGGGGCTGGGCGTGCCGGAACTGGTGGGCGCGCTGTCCGCCATCGGTTTTCCCAGCCAGCCTCGCGTCGAGGAACTGGCCCCGCCGCCCTCGGCGGTCAAGCCCTTGCTGGCGCCGCTGGCGGTGGCCGGTTTTGCCTGCATGAATGTCATGCTGCTCTCGGTCAGCATCTGGTCGGGGGCGGAAGGATCGACGCGCGATCTGTTCCATCTGCTCTCCGCCGCCATTGGCATTCCCGCGATCCTTTATGCGGGGCGGGTGTTTTTTGCCTCGGCATGGGCCGCGCTGCGCCATGGGCGCACCAATATGGATGTGCCGATCTCCATCGGTGTCATTCTGGCCACGGGGCTCAGCCTCTATGAAACGCTGACCCATGGGCAGGAGGCGTGGTTTGACGGCACGCTGATGCTGCTGCTGTTCCTGCTGGCGGGCCGGGTGCTGGACGCGATGATGCGCGACCGGGCGCGGGCCGGGGTGGACGCGCTGCTGCGTCAGGCTGCGCCCGGCGCGATGGTGGTGGGCAAAGGAGCCGTCGATTGGGTTCCTGCGCGCGACCTGTTGCCCGGCATGGTTATGCGCGTGGCCTCGGGTGAGCGTCTGGCCGCCGATGGCGAGATCGTTTCCGGCGCTAGCCGCTTCGACCGCAGCCTGCTGACCGGCGAGAGCGCGGCTGTGCCGGTGGCGCAGGGCGATGCGGTTCATGCGGGCATGTTGAACATGGATGCGCCGGTCGATGTGCGCGTGACGGCGGCGGGTTCGGACACGACCCTTGCCGAAATCGCGCGCACGATGGAGGCGGCGGGCCAGCATCGCAGCGCCTATGTCCGCATCGCGGATCGGGCAAGCCGCCTTTACGCGCCTGCTGTTCATACGCTGGCGGCGCTGACGTTTATCGGATGGATGGTGGCGGGCGCGGGGGCGTATGCAAGCCTGAAAATCGCCATTGCCGTGCTGATTATCACCTGCCCCTGCGCGCTGGGGCTGGCCGTGCCGGTGGCGCAGGTGGTGGCCGCGGGCGCGCTGATGCGGCGCGGGATCATGGTCAAGGACGGCAGCGCAATGGAGCGGATGGCCCGCATCGACCGCGCCCTGCTGGACAAGACCGGCACGCTGACGCTGGGCCGCCCGACGCCCGATCCGCAGGCTCTGGCCGCGCTGCCCGCCGATGCGGCTCAGGTCGCCCTCGCGCTGGCCAGCCATTCGCGTCATCCTTTAAGCCGGTCTCTGGTCGAGGCGATGGGCGCGATGGGCGTGCTGGCGGCGGAATTGACGCAGGTCGAGGAAGTGCCCGGCCACGGCGTTCATGCCCTTTGGCAGGGTCGCCGCGTGGCGCTGCGCCGCCCGGATACGGCGGTCGGCGGGATGGCCAGTGTGCTGGACATCGAAGGGCAGCCCCTGCGCCTGATCCTGTTTGCCGACCGCCTGCGCCCCGATGCCAATCAGGCGCTGGACTGGATGCGCGCCATGGGGGTTGAACCCTCGATCCTGTCGGGCGATGCCATGGCCGCCGTGGCCGAGGTGGCCCGCGCCACCCATATGACCGCGCAAGGCCATGCCAGCCCTGTCGACAAGCTGGAGGCAATCCAGCGGTTGCAGGGGGCGGGCCACCATGTGCTGATGGCGGGCGATGGCTTGAACGATGGCCCGGCGCTGGCCGCCGCGCATGCCTCCATCGCGCCGGGTACGGCCAGCGATGTCGGGCGGCAGGCGGCCGATTTTGTGTTCCTTTCCGATTCGCTGCTGGCCATTCCGCGCGCCATGGCTACATCGCGCGCAACCATGCGCGTGGTGCGTCAGAATTTCGGGCTGGCGATTGGGTATAATGTGCTGGCCGTGCCGCTGGCGATGGCGGGCATGGTCACGCCTTTGATCGCGGCGGTGGCGATGTCCACTTCCTCGCTGATCGTGATCGGCAATTCGCTGCGTCTGGCCATGGCGGCAAGGGAGCCAAAAGCATGA
- the ccoS gene encoding cbb3-type cytochrome oxidase assembly protein CcoS, protein MTGLAFLIPVALLMGLTGLVAFFWSLRNGQFEDLDGAAARILIDDEELPVETKGERG, encoded by the coding sequence ATGACGGGTCTGGCTTTTTTGATCCCCGTGGCCTTGCTGATGGGGCTGACCGGGCTGGTCGCTTTCTTCTGGTCGCTGCGCAATGGCCAGTTCGAGGATCTGGACGGGGCGGCGGCGCGCATTCTGATCGATGACGAGGAATTGCCCGTGGAAACGAAGGGGGAGCGCGGATGA
- the hemN gene encoding oxygen-independent coproporphyrinogen III oxidase — MWPYHPELLERPVPRYTSYPTAAEFTPAIGADALDEALRATVGEVSLYIHIPYCEQICWYCGCNTGASGKRQRLASYLDALTREIAIVGPRLDGRIKVKRIAFGGGSPNAISPTDFVRLVDAITVHFSLDNPVWSIELDPRTLTQDWGDVLGFVGITRASLGVQTFSPELQAAIGRIQPGEMIERATTMLRRAGVTSLNYDLMYGLPGQDWAMVEESLARACELGADRIALFGYAHVPHMLPRQRRIDAHNLPGQDERFMMAARGHDYLVDAGYQPVGFDHFARPGDAIAQATVAGRLHRNFQGFTEDTAPVLVGLGASAISCFPDRIIQNEKNAGRYRMLLSQDRLTGVGGIRRSAEDQKRGAIIEALLCQGEADIGGELALALRGSLAPFVERGLARLDSGRLEIMPGGLPYARTIAALFDPYRVDSGKKFSSAV, encoded by the coding sequence ATGTGGCCTTATCATCCTGAACTGCTGGAGCGGCCTGTGCCGCGCTATACCAGCTATCCGACCGCAGCGGAGTTCACGCCTGCCATTGGCGCGGATGCGCTGGATGAGGCGTTGCGCGCCACGGTGGGCGAGGTATCGCTCTATATCCACATCCCCTATTGCGAGCAGATCTGCTGGTATTGCGGGTGCAACACCGGGGCTTCGGGCAAGCGGCAGAGGCTGGCCTCCTATCTGGACGCGCTGACGCGCGAGATCGCGATTGTCGGCCCGCGGCTGGATGGGCGGATCAAGGTCAAGCGCATCGCCTTTGGCGGGGGCAGCCCCAATGCCATCAGCCCGACCGATTTCGTGCGGCTGGTCGATGCCATCACCGTGCATTTCAGTCTGGACAATCCGGTGTGGTCGATCGAACTCGATCCGCGCACGCTGACGCAGGATTGGGGCGATGTGCTGGGCTTTGTCGGCATCACGCGGGCCAGCCTTGGGGTCCAGACCTTCTCGCCCGAATTGCAGGCCGCCATTGGCCGCATCCAGCCGGGCGAGATGATCGAGCGCGCCACCACGATGCTGCGCCGCGCGGGCGTCACCTCGCTCAACTATGACCTGATGTATGGCCTGCCGGGTCAGGATTGGGCCATGGTGGAGGAAAGCCTTGCGCGCGCCTGCGAACTGGGCGCGGATCGCATTGCGCTCTTTGGCTATGCCCACGTGCCCCACATGCTGCCGCGCCAGCGCCGGATCGATGCGCATAACCTGCCGGGTCAGGACGAGCGCTTCATGATGGCCGCGCGCGGGCATGATTACCTTGTCGATGCAGGCTATCAGCCGGTAGGCTTCGACCATTTCGCGCGGCCCGGCGATGCGATTGCGCAGGCCACCGTTGCCGGGCGCCTCCACCGCAATTTTCAGGGCTTTACCGAGGATACCGCCCCCGTGCTGGTGGGGCTGGGGGCCTCGGCCATCTCCTGCTTTCCCGACCGGATCATCCAGAACGAGAAGAACGCAGGCCGCTATCGCATGCTCCTTTCGCAGGATCGGCTGACCGGGGTTGGCGGCATCCGCCGCAGCGCCGAGGACCAAAAGCGCGGCGCGATCATCGAGGCGTTGCTGTGCCAAGGCGAGGCCGACATCGGCGGCGAACTGGCGCTGGCTTTGCGCGGTTCTCTCGCGCCCTTTGTCGAGCGGGGGCTGGCGCGGCTGGATTCGGGGCGGCTGGAGATCATGCCCGGCGGGCTGCCCTATGCGCGCACGATCGCGGCGCTGTTCGATCCCTATCGGGTGGATTCGGGTAAGAAGTTTTCTTCGGCGGTTTGA